In one window of Methanococcoides methylutens DNA:
- a CDS encoding type IV pilin N-terminal domain-containing protein: MLAILKNDGAVAPIIGALLLVMLTVLLGGVVAAAVIGDGIFGSISSSTPMAMIEVKDAVGGVPNSVQYKENYVILEHKGGDPLDLDSTFVVLSGDGSSYVGKVGHGGFKVYGQVTAKYYDLTPSGTCATYKSNNPCIDDGLWSAGEFLVLNGDDSINGTDASTVRVSVGGYSDTSNNYGFRQGTLMTVKVFDSTTDRVIAEDIVSVRPLD, from the coding sequence ATGTTAGCGATCCTAAAAAACGATGGTGCAGTAGCACCAATAATCGGAGCGCTTCTGCTGGTCATGCTGACCGTGCTTCTTGGAGGTGTGGTGGCAGCAGCAGTAATTGGTGATGGTATCTTTGGAAGCATTTCCTCTTCTACGCCCATGGCTATGATAGAGGTCAAAGATGCTGTTGGCGGCGTTCCTAATTCAGTACAGTATAAAGAGAACTATGTGATACTCGAACACAAAGGCGGAGACCCGCTGGACCTTGACTCCACTTTTGTGGTCCTAAGTGGCGATGGAAGCAGCTATGTAGGTAAAGTGGGGCATGGCGGGTTCAAGGTGTACGGGCAGGTAACTGCAAAATATTACGACCTGACACCTTCCGGTACATGTGCAACCTACAAGAGCAATAATCCATGCATCGATGATGGTCTGTGGTCTGCCGGTGAGTTCCTGGTGCTTAATGGTGATGACAGTATAAATGGTACGGATGCTTCCACGGTCCGTGTTAGTGTAGGGGGTTACTCGGATACTTCTAATAATTACGGCTTCAGGCAAGGCACTCTGATGACTGTTAAGGTGTTTGATAGTACTACAGATCGTGTTATTGCAGAGGACATTGTGTCGGTAAGACCTCTGGACTGA
- a CDS encoding 4Fe-4S binding protein, whose translation MVAVINRDECVGCGTCVDDCPSEAISMDGDNIAVVDADECIDCGACVDSCPTDAITME comes from the coding sequence ATGGTAGCAGTAATTAACAGAGATGAATGTGTAGGATGCGGAACATGTGTAGATGACTGCCCATCCGAAGCAATTTCAATGGACGGCGACAACATCGCTGTAGTAGATGCTGACGAATGTATTGACTGTGGTGCATGTGTGGACTCCTGTCCAACAGATGCGATCACAATGGAATAA
- the pyrH gene encoding UMP kinase translates to MLVVLSVGGSILAKDLDPEHFVAYASALRELGREHKLVIVTGGGVAARNYIDVARSVGANEVVCDFIGIDITRLNAQLLIAALGKDAYPEPPTSYKEAESALASGKIVVMGGVIPGQTTDAVSAVLAEYLNADMMVIATSVDGVYSSDPREDPNAKKYDVMTAKELVSVVISTEMKAGSKSPVDPLASKIIERCNIDTIVMDGTDPEDVLQVVLQECSKVGEITGVHLGTRIIG, encoded by the coding sequence ATGTTAGTTGTATTATCAGTAGGTGGATCCATACTCGCAAAGGACCTGGATCCTGAGCATTTTGTTGCTTATGCTTCCGCACTCAGGGAACTGGGACGTGAACATAAGTTAGTGATAGTAACCGGTGGCGGTGTTGCAGCAAGGAATTACATAGACGTTGCAAGAAGTGTCGGAGCAAACGAAGTTGTATGTGATTTTATTGGAATTGACATCACAAGACTCAACGCCCAGCTCCTGATCGCAGCACTTGGAAAAGATGCGTACCCTGAACCACCCACCAGCTACAAGGAAGCTGAATCTGCCCTTGCATCCGGAAAGATAGTGGTAATGGGAGGAGTTATTCCAGGCCAGACCACAGATGCGGTTTCCGCAGTTCTTGCCGAATATCTCAATGCAGACATGATGGTGATCGCAACATCCGTTGACGGTGTATATTCAAGTGATCCAAGAGAAGACCCCAATGCAAAGAAATATGATGTCATGACAGCAAAGGAACTTGTCAGCGTCGTAATTTCAACAGAAATGAAAGCCGGATCCAAATCACCTGTAGACCCTCTTGCTTCCAAGATCATTGAGCGCTGCAACATTGATACCATCGTAATGGATGGAACTGATCCCGAAGATGTACTTCAGGTCGTACTTCAGGAATGTTCAAAAGTAGGAGAGATAACCGGAGTACACCTTGGAACACGTATAATCGGCTGA
- a CDS encoding FlaD/FlaE family flagellar protein → MAGFSNKLKNLTKGILRKNGSNGQEGSPFDSQPSPFDSPQSPFAAGPLDFGDATNSPGGSPSGPPVGSPFGAAPSFTSPAGAGGENTKETEPVDNKQINENAEKIKALESKLSKVDTAISTVQRESQSVKTTVEKIDQSVLELLSLYELVSNQVNPFVGDELGGRATIERFEKADKRIAEVADFVMMLQKEVEGLNQSIQIPGLPAETESKIENITTKMDVFADSLVTLQESVTEIASQVKDAYEREKQLDMDIVDIAQTTSTFAGRIGELEKIDLSELQEKVEQAILKRSQVADEAISNQTDEYGQPVNGGKEASARNPIVRLESIKKNPMSVVVLLNWIEFLMERVGRNNLMDALDYYVDIGWISEEVRSEIMAYARGIDYYVEKPTWRLLPEDHTKSLLFIEKLCGRKIDRNMLSMIDREMAKVKHGLEELYGI, encoded by the coding sequence ATGGCTGGGTTCAGTAATAAATTGAAGAATCTTACAAAGGGGATTCTTCGAAAAAATGGGAGCAACGGACAGGAAGGTTCACCTTTCGATTCACAACCGTCTCCGTTTGATTCACCGCAATCCCCTTTTGCAGCAGGCCCCCTTGATTTTGGTGATGCCACTAATTCTCCCGGAGGGTCACCTTCGGGACCACCGGTAGGTTCGCCTTTCGGAGCTGCACCCTCATTCACTTCACCGGCAGGTGCAGGTGGAGAAAACACCAAGGAAACTGAACCTGTTGACAATAAACAGATCAACGAGAATGCTGAAAAGATCAAAGCGCTTGAGTCCAAACTCTCAAAAGTAGATACAGCCATATCTACAGTCCAGAGAGAAAGCCAGAGTGTGAAGACAACAGTGGAAAAGATAGACCAGAGCGTACTGGAACTGCTTTCGCTTTACGAGCTGGTCTCGAACCAGGTAAATCCTTTTGTTGGAGATGAGCTTGGTGGTCGTGCCACCATTGAGCGTTTTGAAAAAGCTGATAAAAGGATAGCTGAAGTTGCTGATTTTGTAATGATGCTCCAAAAAGAGGTAGAAGGACTTAACCAGAGCATACAGATACCAGGACTTCCTGCTGAAACTGAATCAAAGATAGAGAATATAACTACAAAAATGGATGTGTTTGCAGATTCTCTTGTTACACTTCAGGAAAGCGTTACGGAGATCGCATCCCAGGTCAAGGATGCGTACGAAAGGGAAAAGCAACTTGACATGGACATCGTGGATATTGCACAAACAACAAGTACCTTTGCAGGCAGGATAGGCGAACTTGAGAAGATCGACCTTTCCGAGCTACAGGAAAAAGTGGAACAGGCAATTCTAAAACGATCACAGGTGGCCGATGAGGCTATTTCAAACCAGACCGATGAATACGGACAGCCGGTGAATGGGGGAAAGGAAGCAAGCGCAAGAAACCCCATAGTCCGTCTGGAGTCCATTAAGAAGAACCCTATGAGCGTCGTGGTCCTGCTGAACTGGATAGAGTTCCTGATGGAACGTGTCGGCAGAAACAACCTTATGGATGCTCTTGATTATTATGTTGATATTGGCTGGATAAGTGAAGAGGTCAGATCAGAGATCATGGCCTATGCCAGAGGAATAGACTACTATGTGGAAAAACCCACATGGAGGCTTTTACCGGAAGATCACACAAAGTCACTGCTTTTCATCGAAAAACTTTGCGGACGCAAGATTGACAGGAACATGCTCAGCATGATCGACAGGGAGATGGCGAAAGTGAAACATGGGTTGGAGGAGCTTTATGGGATTTGA
- a CDS encoding flagellin: MAFLKSSDTHCFIKDRKAETAITHMIFFIAAILIAMTVIAVMSANVQSLTGATASSSKVLSEQIKTDITIISDPKIIPYDSTSKEYTFYAKNTGRTDLDTEYLDVFIDGLHVDPENIEMEFFDQDVLWRPGDTLVVNMKVTDEMTTGDHRILIATENGKSDSMDFRI; encoded by the coding sequence ATGGCGTTCCTAAAAAGCTCAGATACCCATTGTTTTATCAAAGACAGGAAGGCTGAGACTGCAATTACCCACATGATATTTTTCATAGCTGCCATTCTTATAGCTATGACCGTTATTGCAGTAATGTCTGCAAATGTCCAGTCACTTACAGGTGCTACTGCATCAAGCAGCAAGGTACTGTCGGAGCAAATAAAGACAGACATCACCATCATCAGCGATCCAAAGATAATACCATACGACAGTACTTCAAAAGAGTATACATTCTATGCAAAAAACACTGGCAGGACTGATCTGGATACCGAATACCTTGACGTGTTCATAGATGGCCTGCATGTTGATCCGGAAAATATAGAGATGGAATTTTTTGATCAGGATGTACTCTGGCGGCCAGGAGATACACTTGTTGTCAATATGAAAGTAACAGATGAAATGACCACAGGTGATCACAGAATACTGATCGCCACAGAAAATGGAAAGTCCGACTCAATGGATTTCAGGATATAA
- a CDS encoding ATPase domain-containing protein → MPSIRSFEIPRDEFNRKLGGGFPMGSLVVIEGGSGGGKSTICQRITYGLIEGDTSVTFISTQLTTKGYINQMYSLDYPIAPHLLKGRLLYIPVIPLIQSAKSRIDFIERLMGAEELFEKDVIVIDTISALIKYSANTEKSLELISFFKKLNGMGKVIILTIEASELGNELASMFRSSCDIYMTLQSKAMASEVKRTVIVNKFTGAKGPVGQMIGFRIEPKVGLVVEIASVV, encoded by the coding sequence ATGCCATCGATTCGTTCTTTCGAGATTCCCAGAGATGAGTTCAATAGAAAACTTGGAGGAGGATTCCCAATGGGATCCCTTGTCGTCATCGAGGGAGGTAGTGGAGGAGGTAAAAGTACCATCTGTCAGCGTATTACCTACGGCCTGATCGAGGGAGACACAAGTGTTACTTTCATCTCCACACAACTCACAACAAAGGGATATATCAACCAGATGTACTCGCTTGACTATCCGATCGCTCCACACCTACTGAAAGGAAGACTACTCTATATCCCGGTAATACCCCTTATACAATCTGCAAAGTCAAGGATCGATTTCATTGAAAGATTAATGGGTGCAGAAGAACTATTCGAGAAGGATGTCATTGTAATAGACACAATATCTGCACTCATAAAGTACAGTGCAAACACTGAAAAAAGTCTGGAACTGATATCGTTCTTCAAAAAGCTTAATGGAATGGGAAAGGTCATAATCCTGACAATAGAAGCCAGTGAACTGGGAAATGAACTTGCATCGATGTTCCGCTCATCCTGTGATATTTATATGACACTGCAGTCAAAGGCAATGGCTTCTGAGGTAAAACGTACAGTTATTGTGAATAAGTTCACTGGGGCAAAAGGCCCTGTGGGGCAGATGATAGGTTTCAGGATCGAGCCAAAGGTAGGACTGGTCGTTGAAATAGCATCCGTCGTATAA
- a CDS encoding type II/IV secretion system ATPase subunit: MEAEYQKTLQRNPHLGVYIKDFVKRTGNNPEFVTSLSKDIQDDGYINLILPVGDPVFIHLYGTPEMGEIGYYTIEPPLNNLEKAKYDAIMNIILERSANEPVPKNEDKLKELIGKLLTEVVDIGVGGQIATDNKLSLIEKLIARQKKIPVTQQEFNNLQYHIERNIIGSGPIEPIIRDPHLEDIHSIGISGVFIVHRILGMMKTDLSFGNEEGLDHWLRSMSERIGRPVSDARPIADGALPDGSRINIVYSHDVSRRGSSFTMRKFSEVPVSIIELIMWGAISCEIAAYMWICLENGMSIFFSGETASGKTTMLNACLAFVNPKSKIFTAEDTAEVQPPQPVWQQLITREDGPPDSRVDTFALLKAALRSRPNYIIVGEIRGEEGAVAFQGMQTGHAVMATFHASAVTKMIQRLTGDPINIPVTFIDNLNVAMILQAVYRNGKIIRRCLAIEEIEGYYEDAGGVVTRAVFQWDPDTDTHNFRGINNSFILENKIATKLGYEDKRQIYKELMLRARILEEMKEREIKDYYDVLEIIINFYKYGVEGLPFAI, encoded by the coding sequence GTGGAAGCTGAGTATCAAAAAACATTACAAAGAAACCCCCATCTGGGAGTTTACATCAAGGACTTTGTAAAAAGGACCGGCAATAACCCTGAGTTCGTAACCAGCCTCTCAAAAGATATACAGGACGATGGATACATCAACCTGATACTCCCTGTGGGAGATCCCGTTTTCATTCATCTGTACGGAACCCCCGAAATGGGAGAGATCGGATATTATACAATAGAACCTCCCCTTAATAATCTTGAAAAGGCGAAATACGATGCCATTATGAACATAATCCTTGAAAGGTCTGCAAACGAACCTGTCCCAAAGAATGAAGATAAATTGAAGGAACTCATTGGGAAACTTTTGACCGAAGTAGTGGATATCGGAGTAGGTGGCCAGATCGCCACTGACAATAAGTTGAGTTTAATAGAGAAACTCATCGCAAGACAAAAGAAAATTCCTGTTACCCAGCAGGAATTCAACAATCTGCAGTACCATATTGAAAGAAATATCATTGGTTCAGGGCCCATAGAACCAATAATCAGGGACCCCCACCTTGAGGACATACACAGCATAGGAATATCCGGAGTCTTTATCGTCCACAGGATACTGGGTATGATGAAAACAGACCTTTCTTTTGGAAATGAGGAAGGCCTTGACCACTGGCTCAGGAGCATGAGTGAAAGGATCGGCAGACCTGTAAGTGATGCCAGACCTATCGCCGATGGTGCACTTCCGGACGGATCGCGTATCAATATCGTTTACAGTCATGATGTAAGCAGGCGCGGAAGCAGTTTTACCATGCGTAAGTTCAGTGAGGTTCCGGTAAGTATTATCGAACTGATCATGTGGGGAGCTATCAGTTGTGAGATAGCCGCATACATGTGGATCTGCCTTGAGAATGGGATGAGTATATTCTTCAGCGGAGAAACTGCAAGTGGTAAGACCACCATGCTCAACGCGTGCCTTGCATTTGTTAACCCGAAATCCAAGATATTCACAGCAGAAGACACAGCAGAGGTGCAGCCACCACAGCCAGTCTGGCAGCAGCTGATAACCCGTGAGGACGGACCACCGGACTCAAGGGTCGACACTTTTGCACTCCTGAAAGCAGCTCTGCGGTCCAGACCGAACTATATCATTGTGGGTGAAATACGTGGGGAGGAAGGAGCAGTAGCTTTTCAGGGCATGCAAACAGGTCACGCAGTAATGGCAACATTCCACGCATCTGCTGTCACAAAGATGATCCAGCGTCTTACCGGTGACCCGATAAATATTCCCGTTACCTTCATTGATAACCTCAATGTTGCAATGATATTACAAGCAGTATATCGAAACGGAAAAATCATCAGGCGGTGCCTTGCTATTGAAGAGATAGAAGGATACTATGAAGATGCAGGCGGTGTCGTTACAAGAGCCGTTTTCCAGTGGGATCCGGATACCGACACCCATAATTTCAGGGGTATTAATAACAGTTTCATCCTTGAGAATAAGATCGCAACCAAACTCGGATATGAGGACAAGAGGCAGATATACAAGGAACTGATGTTGCGGGCAAGAATACTGGAAGAGATGAAAGAAAGAGAGATCAAGGATTACTACGATGTCCTTGAGATCATTATCAACTTCTACAAGTATGGTGTTGAAGGACTGCCTTTTGCAATATGA
- the flaJ gene encoding archaellar assembly protein FlaJ — translation MDFQKAFNALEMEPKAYVKKIALPVVSFGFIFSILIYVLLPGLFTGSAQIIPALIPVICIIFAFYYPFAILGSKAAQIDNNMHYYITQMGAISTAETPRLDIIKIVSKNESYKFLAKESEKIYNLVTVWNMSLSDACRFTSKRTPSVLYEDFLDRFAHGLQSGEDIKVFLAAEQNVVMNEYESIYNGALYAIEVIKELFVSLIMALIFLASFAVIIPVITGMDAVLLMSIVVSVFVVTDIVMITFTKSKVPKDPIWQQTKITTKAKTKLYQSIPISFAGCIIVAIAVILYGKLELPIAVAAVMTPLVYIGHVAKTIEKEIKRKDENYSSFIRSLGSSAGARGGLIDEALKSLRIHDFGPLTDDVNALFKRINTRVDKSKSWDFFSASTGSNLIHRFSAMFVEATKLGGQPEVIGDMIATNFHRIVNLRKKRYQSASNLVGVLYGLTAGIGFTLYISLGVVDLMQDMFTTISMPEGMGMRMILNTDIGSIELLSAMILFIMIAHSLMSALLIRFVDGGHVLRSTTDFVIMTWISAFSAVFTTSGVASLLGAT, via the coding sequence ATGGACTTTCAAAAGGCATTCAACGCACTGGAAATGGAACCTAAAGCTTATGTGAAAAAAATAGCTTTGCCAGTAGTGTCTTTTGGATTTATCTTCTCGATCCTTATCTATGTGTTGTTACCGGGCCTCTTCACTGGAAGCGCTCAGATCATTCCTGCACTTATTCCAGTTATATGCATTATTTTTGCATTCTACTACCCTTTTGCGATACTTGGAAGTAAAGCTGCACAGATCGATAACAACATGCACTACTACATCACACAGATGGGGGCAATATCCACAGCTGAGACACCAAGGCTGGATATAATAAAGATAGTTTCCAAAAATGAGAGTTACAAGTTCCTTGCAAAGGAAAGTGAAAAGATATACAACCTTGTCACAGTATGGAACATGAGCCTTTCCGATGCATGCCGATTTACATCAAAGAGAACTCCCTCTGTCCTTTATGAAGACTTTCTGGACAGGTTTGCACATGGCCTCCAGTCAGGAGAGGATATCAAAGTTTTCCTTGCTGCAGAACAGAATGTCGTAATGAACGAGTATGAATCGATATACAACGGAGCACTCTATGCAATAGAGGTCATCAAGGAACTGTTCGTTTCCCTTATTATGGCACTGATATTCCTTGCTTCTTTTGCAGTGATCATACCTGTCATTACCGGAATGGATGCTGTTCTGCTGATGAGCATAGTTGTTAGTGTTTTCGTAGTAACTGATATTGTGATGATCACTTTTACAAAATCAAAGGTCCCGAAAGACCCTATCTGGCAACAGACAAAAATAACAACAAAAGCCAAGACAAAATTATACCAGTCCATCCCAATTTCATTTGCAGGCTGTATTATCGTCGCCATAGCTGTCATATTATACGGCAAACTGGAACTGCCTATTGCTGTTGCAGCAGTAATGACACCACTGGTATATATAGGCCATGTTGCAAAAACAATTGAAAAAGAGATCAAACGTAAGGATGAGAACTATTCCTCGTTCATCAGGTCCCTTGGAAGTTCTGCAGGTGCAAGAGGAGGACTTATCGACGAGGCACTTAAATCATTGCGTATACATGACTTTGGCCCACTTACTGATGATGTTAATGCACTTTTCAAGAGAATAAACACCCGTGTGGACAAAAGTAAGTCATGGGACTTCTTTTCAGCCAGCACCGGAAGCAACCTCATACACCGGTTTAGCGCCATGTTCGTTGAAGCCACCAAACTCGGTGGACAGCCGGAAGTGATCGGTGATATGATCGCCACAAACTTCCACCGCATCGTAAATCTGAGAAAAAAAAGGTACCAGTCTGCTTCCAATCTTGTAGGAGTACTATACGGACTTACAGCAGGAATCGGTTTTACCCTTTATATCTCACTTGGAGTCGTTGACCTTATGCAGGACATGTTCACGACAATTTCGATGCCAGAAGGGATGGGTATGCGAATGATCCTGAACACGGACATAGGGAGTATAGAACTTCTTTCGGCTATGATATTGTTCATCATGATAGCACATTCACTCATGTCAGCGCTGCTAATCCGATTTGTTGACGGGGGGCATGTCCTCCGTTCAACGACAGATTTTGTGATTATGACATGGATTTCGGCTTTCAGCGCAGTGTTCACAACATCAGGCGTTGCATCCCTGCTTGGGGCCACGTGA
- a CDS encoding isocitrate/isopropylmalate family dehydrogenase encodes MRVAVVEGDGIGKEVIPAAVEVLDVFGLPIEKVPLELGYGKWEKCGVAIDDDDLDVLKSCDCVLFGAITTPADPNYKSVLLTIRKELDMYANIRPIKPLPGVTGVTGKSDFDFVIVRENTEGMYSSIEEIHDDVAYTKRVVSRKGSERIAKSACKLAKERRNDLMIVHKSNVLKSDTLFLDVCRETARSEGVDHRDMLVDAMAYSLMTYPERYDVVVTTNLFGDILSDMSAALVGSLGLAPSANIGDKYAFFEPVHGSGPDIAGKGIANPIAAILSMKMMLEWMGYQKEADLVEEAVGKSILEKITTPDLGGDASTIEVGRAIANYIKDMLDR; translated from the coding sequence ATGAGAGTTGCAGTGGTTGAAGGTGATGGTATCGGTAAGGAGGTCATCCCTGCGGCCGTAGAGGTCCTTGATGTATTTGGTCTTCCAATCGAAAAGGTTCCGCTTGAATTAGGATATGGAAAGTGGGAGAAATGTGGGGTAGCTATCGATGACGATGACCTTGATGTGCTGAAAAGCTGTGATTGTGTTCTTTTTGGAGCGATCACCACACCGGCTGATCCCAATTACAAGAGTGTGCTCCTCACAATACGCAAAGAGCTTGACATGTATGCGAACATCCGTCCGATCAAACCTCTTCCCGGTGTAACAGGTGTGACCGGAAAAAGTGATTTCGATTTTGTGATCGTGAGGGAAAATACCGAAGGTATGTATTCATCCATCGAAGAGATTCATGATGATGTGGCATATACGAAAAGGGTGGTTTCCCGGAAAGGATCCGAGCGGATCGCAAAGAGTGCCTGCAAGCTAGCCAAAGAGCGACGGAATGATCTTATGATCGTTCATAAATCCAATGTACTGAAGTCGGATACGTTATTCCTGGATGTCTGCCGTGAGACCGCAAGGTCAGAAGGAGTTGATCACAGGGATATGCTGGTGGATGCAATGGCATATAGCCTGATGACATATCCTGAGAGGTATGATGTTGTTGTCACGACCAATCTCTTTGGTGACATACTGAGCGATATGTCAGCAGCACTTGTTGGCAGTCTGGGGCTTGCTCCCAGTGCGAACATAGGGGATAAATATGCTTTCTTTGAGCCGGTACATGGTAGCGGTCCTGATATTGCAGGTAAAGGTATTGCAAACCCGATAGCAGCTATCCTGAGTATGAAGATGATGCTGGAATGGATGGGTTATCAGAAAGAAGCAGACCTCGTTGAAGAGGCTGTAGGCAAAAGCATACTTGAAAAAATAACTACTCCTGACCTTGGTGGGGATGCCAGTACCATTGAGGTTGGCAGGGCAATTGCAAATTACATAAAGGACATGCTGGATAGATGA
- a CDS encoding DUF7714 family protein: MIFPDEYKYVGVTGIHPDDTEENIIYFLSEYMVVEHQVGEDDIEYSIYHVTKQGDDLLRDVEKLDLVASGEQVIKYDAKLNIKDRAQLIEIAAGLCKDGVSTVIFTGVDNHVTFVHEPSLSEIIDIEIVDVIPPEPSWLSHVVRRLEASGIFGDFGVHFTENVIDLSQFEGPKTVFPCSCSGLKGKFLDCDTITEDGTLLVGCEISKKLFETRFPDVEYSLVNICPFKSDIFEPTKPFITRCCRSEKSGRVTINGIEGVVVHWGASEFFVAEAVRDLALDLAEKRK, translated from the coding sequence ATGATATTTCCAGATGAATACAAGTATGTAGGTGTGACCGGGATACACCCTGATGATACAGAGGAGAACATCATCTATTTCCTTTCCGAATACATGGTCGTTGAGCACCAAGTTGGTGAGGATGATATCGAATATTCCATCTATCATGTAACAAAGCAAGGCGATGACCTTTTGCGTGATGTGGAAAAGCTTGACCTCGTTGCATCAGGTGAACAGGTCATAAAGTATGACGCAAAACTGAACATAAAGGACCGTGCACAGCTTATTGAAATCGCTGCAGGCCTCTGCAAGGATGGTGTCAGTACCGTCATATTCACAGGTGTGGACAATCACGTGACGTTCGTGCATGAACCCTCACTGTCTGAGATCATAGACATCGAGATCGTCGATGTGATCCCTCCGGAACCCTCATGGCTTTCCCACGTGGTACGAAGGCTTGAGGCAAGTGGCATATTCGGGGACTTCGGAGTGCACTTTACTGAGAACGTTATAGATCTCTCCCAGTTCGAAGGTCCTAAGACGGTATTCCCTTGTTCCTGTTCCGGGCTTAAGGGCAAGTTCCTTGATTGCGATACAATAACAGAGGATGGCACTCTGCTCGTGGGATGCGAGATATCTAAAAAGCTTTTTGAGACCAGATTCCCGGATGTTGAGTATTCACTGGTGAACATATGTCCTTTCAAGTCCGATATCTTCGAACCCACAAAGCCTTTTATCACCAGGTGCTGTCGCTCCGAGAAGTCCGGGCGGGTTACCATTAACGGTATCGAAGGCGTTGTGGTCCACTGGGGCGCATCTGAGTTCTTTGTGGCAGAAGCTGTCAGGGACCTGGCACTGGACCTTGCGGAGAAGAGGAAGTGA